The following nucleotide sequence is from Melioribacteraceae bacterium.
CAGAAATATTTTGGAGAGAGTTCTAAACTTAAGAGTGTTTCTTTCTTAGGCCGACTTGCAGAATATAAGTATTATAATATGGATCAGGTGGTAGCAAGAATCTTACAATAAATTACTATGAAAATATGTGCTGTGGTTGTAACATATAATCGATTGAGTGAATTAAAGAAATGTATTAATTCACTAAAAATGCAAACAAGAAAACTGGATTCGATTTTAGTTATCAACAATTCCAGTACTGATGGAACTCTAAATTGGTTGAAAGTACAAGAAGAAATAGAGTTTAGCACACAACCAAATTTGGGAGGTGCTGGAGGTTTTCATACTGGAATAAAAATAGCGTATGAAAAGGGTTTTGATTGGGTGTGGTGTATGGATGATGATGGGTATCCATTAAGAGATTGTTTGGAAAATTTAGTTCGCTCAATTAAATTATGTACTAATATAGATATTGTAGGCCCGTTAGTTGTCCCCATGAGTAAATCAAACATTTTATCGTTCCAGACTCCATTTTTTGATAATAATTGTAATGAAAAATCTAGTACCATTTTAGTAGAAGAAATAAAAAAAAGGGCAGTTAATAATCTTTATAAGTGTCATGCAGTTTTTTTCAACGGTGTTCTAATTAATAAGAACACTATTGTTAAAGTAGGTTTCCCAGAGGAAAAATTTTTTATGTACGGGGATGAAATAGAATATTATCAAAGAATTATAGAAAATGGATTTGGTGTTTTCACTAATATCGAAGCACTTTTTATTCATCCTATGAATAAATTCAAAATAATTAAATTCCTGAATCAAGATATTTTTGATGGAAAATATGACTGGAAAGCATACGTATATATTCGTAATAGAATATATCTGCATAATAAAAAATATCACGGTTTTGCACTTAAATTTATTCTTTCACAGTTAATTTATGTACTTAGAATGCGAAAAATTACTGTGTTAAAATTAGTATTATTAGCTTATTTTCATGGCATAAATGCCAACTTCGATTATGATTATAAAGAACTAAAATGAGAATTCTTCTATTAGGAAGATATAATCCGTCTGAAGTACTTGCTGGTCCAGAAAAATTTGCTAAAAGATTATACCATAATTTATTAGCGCAAAAAATAGAATGTGAATTTGTAGAATATTTTTTTGACGGTAAAAAGTATTCATTATCCAAAAAGTTATTTGGGAATGATACATTAATTTTAAATTCCGTAAAAATTTTCAGGCTGGGTTTGGTTCCATTTTTTTTATTTTTAGTTAAACGAAAGCCACAAATTATTCATCTCGTTACGTATGAACGATTCGAATTTATTGCTTATTTATATTCTTTTTTTGCAAGAACTCAAATATTATTTTCAGTGCATGGATTTGTTAACTATGAAAATCATTCATTAGTGTCAAGAAAAGTGGTTTCTACTTTAAAAATAAAAGATAAATTATTCGAATATATCTTTATGATAAAGTCCGACCAAATCCATATCCCATCAGACCAGTATAAAAAAAAGTTGTTGGAATTATATAAGCTAAACGAAACAAAAGTAATAGTTATACCTAACGGTGTTGATGAAGATTTTTTTGTAAGTAAACTGAATAATATTAAGACTCACAACAAAATGAAAACCGTATTTATTGGTGATGAATATCGTCAAGAAAAAGGTTTAGAGTTTTTACTTAAAAATATAGAGAACATTAATGAATATTCAGAAGTATACCTGCTAGGTGATGTTTTTACATCAAAAAACAACTATAAAGATTTACACATTGTTCCAAAGATGTCGAAAAGCGACATGAAGAATTTATTTATTCAAATGGATATTATTTTATCATGCAGTTATTATGATTTATTTTCAATTTCAGTCTTAGAAGGGGCGGCAATTGGATTATTCCCAGTCCTTACTCGAGAAACAGGCATATCGGAATTATTTCTAAAATTAAATATTGGAGAAGTTTTCGACTATAGTGATAGCGAATCCTTTGTAAATATATTTCAGAAATTATTCTTTAATAGATCTTTGTTGGAAAAACACATTCAGAATAAAGATGTTCTACAAAAATACAGTTGGAAAAATATTTCAATTTCTTTCCAGGACTTGTATTATCAGATGTTAATATCACAATGAACTTTATGCCAATATCGATGGAATTATCAATATTAATTATTACACACAATTCAGAAGGGTATATTAAAAATTGCCTTAATTCCATTTTTGCTTCAAAATCTAATCCTGACATGGAGGTAATAATTGTAGATAACTTTTCTAGCGACAAGACATTAGATACAATTCAAAGTACAGATTCCCCCGTTAAAATTATTCGGAATAGAGAAAACATTGGCTTTGCAAAAGCTAATAATCAAGCAATGAAAATTGCAAAAGGGAAATATATCTTTCTATTGAATCCAGATACTGAAATTGATTCTGATGCCTTAGAAATATTTTATAATTATCTGGAAGATAAAGATAATGCTAATGTTTGGTGCGTTGGCGGACAGTTAGTTGATGAAAATGGGAATCCTTCTAAATCATATGGAAGATTTCCTAATTTATTAGATGTACTAATTGAGCAATTTGGAATAAAAGGAATAGCATTAAAAATTTTTGGACAAAAATGGATTTCGCGAAATCGCTGGATAGGAAATGAAATAATAGTACCTTTTATTATGGGCTGTAATATGTTTATAAGAAGAGAAACCTTGGATAAGATCGGACATTTTAATGAGTCTTTTTTCTTGAACTATGAAGAAGTTGAATTGAGTTGGAGAGCAAAACAAAAGGGTTCTAAAAGTGTAGTATTGCCTCAAGTTGTCATAAAACATTACTCAGGAAAGTCATTCACAAACTTGAAAGAGTATCTGAATCATTTGTGGTTAGGACAAGTCTACTTTTTCAAATTTACCCGGGGGAAAGTATATTTTAAATTAGTTAAACTAATTCATTTAATTGGATCATTACTGAGGCACATGTTAAAAATGGATAAAAACTATCTGTCTCAGTTTAGAAATATAAAAGCAATATAAAATGCCTATTTCTGTTATCACAACAACCTATAATTGCGGCGAATATATTTCTGATGCAATTAGAAGTATATTAAATCAGACTTATCGTGATTTTGAATATCTTATAATCGATGACGGTTCAACGGATAACACTGAAGAGATAATAAATAGTATAGATGACAAAAGAATAAAGTATTATAAAATTGAACACATTGGTCGTTCTAGATCTCTCAATTTCGCACTTCAAAAAGCGGGATATGACCTCATTGCATTGATGGATGCTGATGATATTTCTCATCCGCTGAGATTAGAGAAACAATTAGAAGTTTACAAGGGATCTAATCAACTTGTTTTTTGTGATACTGCCTATTTTATTAATGAGAAAATTAAGTATTTAATTATAAGTGAACCTCAATCAGATTATATTAATAAATTGATTCTTCACGGTCACTTTAATAATTCTTCATCACTGTTCAATAGGTTGTATATTTTGAACTATGGTGGATATAATGAAGATTTATTAGCTTATGAAGATTATGATCTTTGGCTACGAATTATGAAAGACAGTGAATTTATTGTCGCCTCAGGAATTTACCATTATGTTCGACTCCGAAATGACTCTATGACTACTACCAATCCAGGCAAGCTTAAATACATTCTTTACTCAATTCAAGAATATTATTTCAAGAATCTTACAGATTACGGAATAAGAAATCCAAATGATAAACTAGCACTCAAAGGATGGCGAGAATTTTTTTATGGGGAGTTAGAATTATGCAGGGAATATTGGGACGAATTAAAACTTTCAGATAGAAGCATCAAAATTCATATAGCTTATGTAATGAGTTACTTACCGTCAATAATTGTTAAGTGGTTTAAAAACAAAAGAATTTTTCTACGGTTAAAATATATTTTTTACTATCTGAAATCATTTCGTAGCACTCAGCTCGAATTTTATAGAGTTCTTAACAAAATTGCGAGTAAGGAACCACCATATTGTTAGATATCAATCAAATAATTAGCAAACTGATCCTTAAAGAAGATATTGTTTTAGATTTGTTGGATTCTTCGCTAATAGAATCTGAACAGTTACTAATTACGTATTGTAATCAACATTGTTTCAATACGTTAGTGGAAGATCAATTATACACAAATACTATTGCAGATAACTTTGAAGTTTTTGTTGATGGTTATGGAATGATAAAAGCATACAATTTTTTATTCAATACTCAATTTAATTCTTTTAATGCAACAGATTTGTATAATAAATTTCTAATTTTACTTTCCCAAAAAGACATCCCAGTTTTTTTGATCGGAGGGAAATTTTCAGATGAATTATTGGAAAACAATAACCAATACAACGTAAATATAGTTGGCTATCAAAATGGGTATTTCGAATTATCAAGTATTGAAAACATAGCACAAAAAATTCGAAAAGCTAATTCAAGAGTTGTTCTAATAGGTATGGGTGTTCCTAAGCAAGAAATATTCGCAAAAAAGTTATCAGAATTTTTTACGGATAAGCTCTTTTTGTGTGTTGGTAATTATCTTGAATATTATCTAGGTACTTCAAAAAGGATCCCGTTTTTTTTTCGAAATAAAGGAATTGAATGGATTTACAGGTTATTACAAGAGCCAAAACGCTTATGGAAACGCTACCTTATCGGCATACCTTTATTTATATTTAGAGTACTTAAAGAAAAATACAGAAAGTAAACTACAATGTGGTTTGTAAACAAATCAATTATTCTATTTTTTGTTTTAGGCCTTACAATTCTTGCGCAATTTAAGGTAAGTGACAACTCTTTTCAATTTTCAGTATCAAGTCCAGATTATGATTTTGTTATCGATTCTTCAAATTTTTACAAAAAAAATGACTTTATCGATTTTACTAATCCCTCGAAATCCGGAGAGTATAAATTACCTAGCCAAAATTTAATTTTTGCAATACCACCAAATTCCAATCCCTCGTTAAAAATACTAAGCAAAAAAGAAAAAAATTTAGAGAACACAATCCCAGAGATTAATCCGAGGGCGATCAAATTAAATGACTCAACATTGGTTTACGAAAATGCCGAAGCAAATACTCAATTATTAATAAATATTACTAAACCCATTGTGGAATTAGGACAAAAATTTTGGTTAAGAGATTTCTATTGTATAGAAGTCAAAATCAACTCTCATCAATTTGATCCGAAATCTAATTCAATTATTATTTATGAAAATGTTGAAATCGAATTAGAATTTGAAGGTTCCTACAATATTCAAGATCATTCACCAATTCAAATTAAATCACAATTTGATCTTTCATTAAAAGAAATCATTTACAATAGCAACATTGCTGAACAGTTCAGAAGCAATCGAAGAGTGATTGAGATTACAAATTCAGATTCTTGGATTAACTATAACAACGATTATATCAAAATTGCAGTTGCGCAAGATGGAATTCATAGAATAACCAAAACCGATTTGGGAAACTTGGGCGTACCTGTCAATTCGTTAGACCCGGAATCTTTCCAATTATTTGAAAGTGGACTTGAGCAATTAATATATGTAAGTGGTGAAGATGACGGCACGTTTGATGAAGGTGATTACATTGAATTTTACGGTACAAAGAATTATTCTAAAAATTATTATCGTGAAATAAATTCTGATAACCAGCCATACAATACTTATATGAATATTTATACAGATACAACTTATTACTTTCTGACTTGGGGCAGTTCTCAAGGAGTAAGATATAAACCCGACAATTCAATTGTCCCGGGTGATTATGATGAATTAAACTATCATACAGCGCTTATGCATTTTGAAGAAAACACAATGTATCAAAATCTCAATAACAACGAACTGCTAAACCAAACCTCTGATTGGAATAAGAATAAAACTTGGTATTGGAATTGGATTTTTACAAGTCGTAACTATACAATAAATCTGCAGGATGTTTATCCAAACGTTGACGCAAAATTTTATCTTAAGTTAACCAGCGCAGGATCAAATATTTCAAGCAATGCTCATCAAGTTAGATTGAATTTTAATTCAACAAAAATTGATTCACAATCTATCGATCGATTCAAACAGACTATTATGACCGGAATCGTTGATGCTTCTATTTTAAACACCGGTAATAATACAGTGAATGTGCAAAATTATCCCAATGGTACAGTCCCAAACTATTTAGCATACGATTGGTACGAAATTGAGTATCCACGTTACAATAAATTTATCAATGGTTCACTGATTCTAACTGTTCCGGACGGTATTAACAACCAAATAGTAGAGTTGAAAATCACTAATGCAGAAAATATTGATTATGCTATTTATAAAATCAATGGCAATTCAAAAAAGATATTTAATTATTTATATGGTTCTGGCAATTTAACTTTTATTGACACTATTTCAACAAGTGATAAATATGCCATATTCTCAAATGGAGCAGTGCTCAAACCGAAAATTGTTTTTAAAGGTAAATTCACAAATCTGCGAGCTGACAATTCTCAAGCTGATTATATAGGACTTACGGTAAATGAATTTTCTTCTTCTGTATCAAATTATTTATCGGAGATTGAGCAATTATATTCTATCAAGTCAAAAAAAATATTAGTCGAAGATATTTTTGATGAATTTGGTTTCGGTTATCCAACACCTGAGTCAATTAAAGAATTTGTGCAATACGCATTTAATAATTGGACTGCACCCAAGCCTTCTTATTTAACATTGTTTGGAGATACCAACTACGATTATAAAGATTATGTTTTCAACAATGTCGGTGTAAAACTCAGTACTAATTATATACCGGCGTTCGGTAATCCTATTAGTGATAATTGGTATGCGATATGGGATCAAAATGCTCCATTTATACCGCAACTTAAAGTGGGTAGAATACCAATTCTCTCAAATAATGATCTGCAATATTATTTAGATAAAATAAAAAATAATACATCTGCAGAATTTAATGAGTGGAATAAAAGGTTTTTACTTTTTTCCGGAGGCGTTGGTAGTAATCCAAATGAATTGAAACAATTAAAAGCAGCAAATGATTCGGTTGTTACAAAGATTATTGAGCCCCGACCTATTTCGGGTAATTATGATCACTTCTATAAGACGACTAACCCTCAATCGGATTTCGGTCCGTTTACTTCACAAGAAATAAATCAAGCTATTAATGACGGAGGTTTGTTTATTTCTTATGTAGGTCATAGCGGAACGGCTACCTGGGATAATAGTATCAACACGGTTTCGCAATTGAAAAACAATGTTAACAGAAATCCGGTTATCAGTGACTTCGGATGTTCGACAAATAAGTACGGCGAACCAGATATAATATGCTTCGGTGAAAGATTTTTGTTCGATACTGACGGACAAGCTTTAAATTACATCGGTAATTCATCGCTGGGTTTTTTATCAACCGCTGTTTCAGCACCAAAATATTTTTATGAATCATTTAAGCTAGATTCACTTTACGAAGTCGGTAATGCTCATATACATGCCAAATCAAAGTTGTATCAAATTTTCGGAAATTCACAAGTCTTCAAAGTATTTTCTCTATCTAATATTATTTTAGGTGATCCTGCTGTTAGATTGAGATTTCCGGATTTACCGAATCTAACATTTGAAGAAAATCCTTTTCTATTTACAAATGCGGATTTAAACGATATAGCTGATTCAGTTGAAATAGGAATAATTATTAAGAACTTGGGCTTGGCACCATCCAGAGAATTTGAAATTCGATTCGAGCACTATTATGAAAATGATCTATTAGAAACTAAAACCAATCGTTACATATTACCCGGTTCTGAAGA
It contains:
- a CDS encoding glycosyltransferase family 2 protein, with the protein product MKICAVVVTYNRLSELKKCINSLKMQTRKLDSILVINNSSTDGTLNWLKVQEEIEFSTQPNLGGAGGFHTGIKIAYEKGFDWVWCMDDDGYPLRDCLENLVRSIKLCTNIDIVGPLVVPMSKSNILSFQTPFFDNNCNEKSSTILVEEIKKRAVNNLYKCHAVFFNGVLINKNTIVKVGFPEEKFFMYGDEIEYYQRIIENGFGVFTNIEALFIHPMNKFKIIKFLNQDIFDGKYDWKAYVYIRNRIYLHNKKYHGFALKFILSQLIYVLRMRKITVLKLVLLAYFHGINANFDYDYKELK
- a CDS encoding glycosyltransferase family 4 protein gives rise to the protein MRILLLGRYNPSEVLAGPEKFAKRLYHNLLAQKIECEFVEYFFDGKKYSLSKKLFGNDTLILNSVKIFRLGLVPFFLFLVKRKPQIIHLVTYERFEFIAYLYSFFARTQILFSVHGFVNYENHSLVSRKVVSTLKIKDKLFEYIFMIKSDQIHIPSDQYKKKLLELYKLNETKVIVIPNGVDEDFFVSKLNNIKTHNKMKTVFIGDEYRQEKGLEFLLKNIENINEYSEVYLLGDVFTSKNNYKDLHIVPKMSKSDMKNLFIQMDIILSCSYYDLFSISVLEGAAIGLFPVLTRETGISELFLKLNIGEVFDYSDSESFVNIFQKLFFNRSLLEKHIQNKDVLQKYSWKNISISFQDLYYQMLISQ
- a CDS encoding glycosyltransferase family 2 protein, giving the protein MPISMELSILIITHNSEGYIKNCLNSIFASKSNPDMEVIIVDNFSSDKTLDTIQSTDSPVKIIRNRENIGFAKANNQAMKIAKGKYIFLLNPDTEIDSDALEIFYNYLEDKDNANVWCVGGQLVDENGNPSKSYGRFPNLLDVLIEQFGIKGIALKIFGQKWISRNRWIGNEIIVPFIMGCNMFIRRETLDKIGHFNESFFLNYEEVELSWRAKQKGSKSVVLPQVVIKHYSGKSFTNLKEYLNHLWLGQVYFFKFTRGKVYFKLVKLIHLIGSLLRHMLKMDKNYLSQFRNIKAI
- a CDS encoding glycosyltransferase; protein product: MPISVITTTYNCGEYISDAIRSILNQTYRDFEYLIIDDGSTDNTEEIINSIDDKRIKYYKIEHIGRSRSLNFALQKAGYDLIALMDADDISHPLRLEKQLEVYKGSNQLVFCDTAYFINEKIKYLIISEPQSDYINKLILHGHFNNSSSLFNRLYILNYGGYNEDLLAYEDYDLWLRIMKDSEFIVASGIYHYVRLRNDSMTTTNPGKLKYILYSIQEYYFKNLTDYGIRNPNDKLALKGWREFFYGELELCREYWDELKLSDRSIKIHIAYVMSYLPSIIVKWFKNKRIFLRLKYIFYYLKSFRSTQLEFYRVLNKIASKEPPYC
- a CDS encoding WecB/TagA/CpsF family glycosyltransferase, translating into MLDINQIISKLILKEDIVLDLLDSSLIESEQLLITYCNQHCFNTLVEDQLYTNTIADNFEVFVDGYGMIKAYNFLFNTQFNSFNATDLYNKFLILLSQKDIPVFLIGGKFSDELLENNNQYNVNIVGYQNGYFELSSIENIAQKIRKANSRVVLIGMGVPKQEIFAKKLSEFFTDKLFLCVGNYLEYYLGTSKRIPFFFRNKGIEWIYRLLQEPKRLWKRYLIGIPLFIFRVLKEKYRK
- a CDS encoding C25 family cysteine peptidase; its protein translation is MWFVNKSIILFFVLGLTILAQFKVSDNSFQFSVSSPDYDFVIDSSNFYKKNDFIDFTNPSKSGEYKLPSQNLIFAIPPNSNPSLKILSKKEKNLENTIPEINPRAIKLNDSTLVYENAEANTQLLINITKPIVELGQKFWLRDFYCIEVKINSHQFDPKSNSIIIYENVEIELEFEGSYNIQDHSPIQIKSQFDLSLKEIIYNSNIAEQFRSNRRVIEITNSDSWINYNNDYIKIAVAQDGIHRITKTDLGNLGVPVNSLDPESFQLFESGLEQLIYVSGEDDGTFDEGDYIEFYGTKNYSKNYYREINSDNQPYNTYMNIYTDTTYYFLTWGSSQGVRYKPDNSIVPGDYDELNYHTALMHFEENTMYQNLNNNELLNQTSDWNKNKTWYWNWIFTSRNYTINLQDVYPNVDAKFYLKLTSAGSNISSNAHQVRLNFNSTKIDSQSIDRFKQTIMTGIVDASILNTGNNTVNVQNYPNGTVPNYLAYDWYEIEYPRYNKFINGSLILTVPDGINNQIVELKITNAENIDYAIYKINGNSKKIFNYLYGSGNLTFIDTISTSDKYAIFSNGAVLKPKIVFKGKFTNLRADNSQADYIGLTVNEFSSSVSNYLSEIEQLYSIKSKKILVEDIFDEFGFGYPTPESIKEFVQYAFNNWTAPKPSYLTLFGDTNYDYKDYVFNNVGVKLSTNYIPAFGNPISDNWYAIWDQNAPFIPQLKVGRIPILSNNDLQYYLDKIKNNTSAEFNEWNKRFLLFSGGVGSNPNELKQLKAANDSVVTKIIEPRPISGNYDHFYKTTNPQSDFGPFTSQEINQAINDGGLFISYVGHSGTATWDNSINTVSQLKNNVNRNPVISDFGCSTNKYGEPDIICFGERFLFDTDGQALNYIGNSSLGFLSTAVSAPKYFYESFKLDSLYEVGNAHIHAKSKLYQIFGNSQVFKVFSLSNIILGDPAVRLRFPDLPNLTFEENPFLFTNADLNDIADSVEIGIIIKNLGLAPSREFEIRFEHYYENDLLETKTNRYILPGSEDTVKVWVKTKGLSGQHRLEIILDSQNEILELSETDNTNSESFNVFSFSLRDLLPYTQLNGKQNILTILNPIRYSEDEFNILLQIYGSEDFSNPQELTFPSTELITTSPTLSLSNNRYWLRYKIDKSEFDFSAPKSFSGYDNYDFKIDDDYSFSNQSRIGVGYNNGELSLSIDTLNISVLSAGWNAGATCVISVDGINQLDNSFFAGMGIVVFDPLTMKVDTSAWFQLFDNRPNAEALAALINNIPSGKIVVMGVADDGQHRLIPELRTAIKTLGSTKIDQLVFRGSWAIIGRKGASAGDTDILEDVKGVYDGSIYLEKEYIVPNQTGYLITERLGPVSLWDTLLVDYQLPNGAELSVTPIGIKQNEEVDTLSTFILNSSTIPINFISPKSYPYAKFKLKFTQNENGESPSISQIGVSHHNTPELAINYQTASIDRDTVMQGESIAVNYKASNVGEGRALNVRTKVDLFFNNNILETVYDSTLLYINSESSIDIGFEKFITTEYESGNYKFVIGLDTDNTTLELYEDNNSFELPFLVTRDTVTSISSAVVSANFDGYEIYDGDYVSSSPEIDIILDYEGQFEVSDTNSFQISLNGRKINFSSLNTVYETQNNRIIFKYNPTLEDGDYSLSVVGENIRPANSSDNEFIRYFKISSENKILYPYNFPNPFVNETHFTFKLTQIPNEVRIKIFTIAGRLIREIKVDRSQLNFDFNRIFWDGRDEDGDLLANGVYLYKIISTDDDETVSVTSKLAIVR